The proteins below come from a single Gimesia alba genomic window:
- a CDS encoding aminotransferase class V-fold PLP-dependent enzyme: protein MNEQPLIYLDNAATSFPKPESVYTAIDHYNRHVGAPIGRGAYHKSIALQSDIDLCRKLAAELLGAARPEEIAFTFNGTDSLNTIIHGVLKPGDHVVTSDVEHNSVLRPLQTLKERWGLESTFIPANESGVVEAAAFREAIRDNTRLIILNHASNVTGSIQPVNDVGEIARNAGVLFLVDAAQTAGHLPINVSQMPVDFLACPGHKGLLGPLGTGLIYLRAELAEQVNSFRQGGTGTRSEEETQPETLPDKFESGNHNAPGLIGLKASLEYLQERGISTIREHEQESTARLIEGLRDLPGFDLPGPSQLEGRVGVISLINQMVEPQVLASILDENFGIQTRAGLHCAPRIHRAIQSLDFGGTLRLSPGPFTTMSQIETAISAMHELADSFHF from the coding sequence ATGAATGAGCAGCCATTGATTTATCTGGATAACGCGGCCACCAGTTTCCCCAAGCCAGAATCCGTCTATACCGCCATTGATCATTATAACCGTCATGTAGGCGCGCCCATCGGCCGGGGTGCGTATCACAAATCGATTGCACTGCAATCCGACATCGATCTGTGTCGCAAGTTGGCAGCTGAGCTCCTGGGGGCGGCACGACCGGAAGAAATCGCTTTTACCTTTAATGGAACGGATAGCCTGAATACGATTATTCACGGCGTACTGAAGCCCGGCGATCATGTGGTGACCTCCGATGTAGAACACAATTCAGTTCTCAGACCGCTGCAAACCCTGAAGGAACGCTGGGGACTGGAATCGACGTTCATTCCGGCAAACGAAAGTGGAGTGGTGGAAGCGGCCGCATTTCGTGAAGCGATTCGAGACAACACGCGGCTGATCATTCTCAATCATGCATCCAATGTCACAGGCAGTATTCAACCAGTCAATGATGTCGGCGAGATCGCACGCAATGCGGGCGTTTTGTTTCTGGTCGACGCAGCGCAAACAGCCGGTCACCTGCCCATCAATGTCTCTCAAATGCCCGTGGATTTTCTAGCCTGCCCCGGACACAAGGGTTTGCTCGGGCCGTTAGGCACGGGATTGATTTATCTCCGTGCAGAACTGGCAGAGCAGGTCAACAGCTTCAGGCAAGGGGGGACCGGAACCCGAAGCGAGGAAGAGACACAACCAGAGACTCTGCCCGACAAGTTTGAATCCGGCAATCATAATGCCCCCGGCCTGATTGGATTGAAAGCCTCGCTGGAATATCTGCAGGAACGAGGCATCTCCACTATCCGTGAGCACGAGCAGGAATCAACCGCACGACTGATCGAAGGTCTGCGAGATCTCCCTGGCTTCGACCTGCCCGGGCCTTCACAGTTGGAAGGCCGTGTTGGTGTAATCAGCCTGATAAATCAAATGGTGGAACCCCAGGTACTTGCATCAATTCTGGACGAAAATTTTGGCATTCAGACCCGAGCCGGCCTGCATTGTGCCCCACGCATTCATCGCGCGATTCAATCGTTGGATTTCGGGGGAACGTTACGGCTCAGTCCCGGGCCTTTTACAACCATGTCGCAAATTGAAACAGCCATTTCAGCCATGCATGAATTGGCGGATTCGTTTCATTTTTGA
- a CDS encoding GspE/PulE family protein produces the protein MADDWMQQLVDDGFLGPAQIDEASSMANSMGISPGEALVKLGYVGAEVIAQAQASMYGYDFVELDSLEIPQSVIELVPESMARENTVIPVGMKGDSLQIALHDPMKYEVLDKLRFIINRDIDVVMAPIESIQAAINRHYGQSETESVDTMLKEFTETQIDITATELATTSTVAEEDESAPVIRLANLIISEAVNMRASDIHVEPFEDRIRIRYRIDGVLIERDSPPRRLLMALVSRFKIMASMDIAEKRRPQDGRIKTSFGGKDFDLRVSILPTNHGQAVVMRILDRDNIKVGIRNLGFSEENYRRFQTIIRRPNGIFLVTGPTGSGKTTTLYSALGELNRPDRKIITAEDPVEYYLPGINQVEVKHHIGLDFSRIIRAMLRQAPNVILVGEIRDKETAEMAIQASLTGHLVFSTLHTNDAPGSITRLIDMGVQPFLVASSVMAVMAQRLVRVVCGKCVESYTPDPGELEYLGLTASQLESAIHNRGKGCNTCSHTGYKGRKAVFELMMMNSAIREMTFRSEAAQNIRRQARLFGMKSLAEDATDKALEGITTLSEALKLAKGLEGQ, from the coding sequence ATGGCCGACGATTGGATGCAACAGTTAGTAGATGATGGGTTCCTGGGCCCCGCCCAGATCGATGAAGCCTCAAGTATGGCCAATTCTATGGGAATTTCTCCTGGTGAAGCACTGGTCAAGCTAGGTTATGTCGGAGCTGAAGTCATCGCCCAGGCCCAGGCCTCCATGTACGGATATGATTTCGTCGAACTCGATTCGCTTGAGATTCCCCAATCTGTGATTGAGCTGGTTCCCGAATCGATGGCACGTGAAAACACGGTCATTCCCGTGGGAATGAAAGGCGACTCTCTGCAGATTGCCCTGCATGACCCTATGAAATATGAGGTTCTGGACAAATTGCGGTTTATTATCAATCGAGATATCGATGTGGTCATGGCGCCCATTGAATCGATTCAGGCTGCGATCAACCGGCATTACGGCCAGAGTGAAACCGAGTCGGTCGATACGATGTTGAAAGAGTTCACCGAAACGCAGATTGACATTACAGCCACAGAATTGGCGACAACCAGTACGGTTGCTGAAGAAGATGAGAGCGCCCCGGTAATTCGACTGGCCAACCTGATCATCAGCGAAGCCGTGAATATGCGGGCCAGCGATATCCACGTCGAACCGTTTGAAGACCGAATCCGAATTCGTTATCGAATTGACGGTGTGTTAATTGAACGCGACAGCCCCCCGCGGCGTTTATTGATGGCGCTGGTCTCACGTTTCAAAATTATGGCTTCGATGGATATCGCCGAAAAACGCCGCCCTCAGGATGGTCGTATCAAGACCTCATTTGGAGGGAAAGACTTCGACTTGCGTGTGAGTATTCTCCCAACCAACCATGGCCAGGCGGTCGTCATGCGTATTCTAGACCGGGATAATATCAAAGTGGGGATTCGAAACCTGGGATTCTCGGAAGAAAACTATCGCCGCTTCCAGACAATTATTCGAAGACCCAACGGAATCTTTCTAGTGACTGGCCCGACAGGAAGTGGTAAGACTACCACTTTGTACAGTGCTCTGGGTGAGCTGAACCGGCCGGACCGAAAGATTATTACCGCTGAAGATCCCGTCGAGTATTATCTTCCCGGCATCAATCAGGTCGAAGTAAAGCACCACATCGGCTTGGATTTCTCCCGTATTATTCGTGCGATGTTGCGACAGGCACCCAATGTGATCCTCGTGGGAGAAATTCGCGATAAAGAAACTGCTGAGATGGCAATCCAAGCATCTTTGACAGGACACTTGGTATTCAGTACGCTACATACGAACGATGCGCCCGGATCTATTACACGCCTGATCGACATGGGGGTACAACCGTTCCTCGTCGCATCCAGCGTTATGGCCGTGATGGCACAGCGTCTGGTGCGGGTTGTTTGTGGAAAATGTGTTGAGAGTTATACGCCAGATCCTGGCGAGTTGGAGTACCTGGGACTCACAGCCAGCCAACTGGAGAGCGCGATCCATAATCGCGGCAAAGGATGCAACACTTGTTCACACACTGGTTACAAAGGGCGTAAGGCGGTGTTTGAGCTGATGATGATGAATTCGGCTATACGTGAAATGACTTTTCGCAGTGAAGCCGCTCAAAATATTAGAAGACAGGCACGTTTGTTCGGTATGAAATCGCTGGCAGAAGATGCAACCGATAAAGCACTCGAGGGGATCACAACTCTCTCGGAAGCCTTGAAATTAGCCAAAGGATTAGAGGGCCAGTAA
- a CDS encoding type IV pilus twitching motility protein PilT: MATVQIDKLLETVVKEKVSDLHITTGQPPVVRVGGHMVRLETKSLGPDDTVALMKSITPERNQQELQEVGGTDFGFAFGDKARFRVSVFKQRGHIGMVLRRIPNEFLTFEQLGLPTVIADLLERPRGLFLVTGPTGSGKTTSLASMINHMNDTMDHHIITMEDPIEYYHEHKKSTINQREIGVDVPTFPEALRRALRQDPDVILVGEMRDLETISAAITAAETGHIVFGTLHTTGAQGTVDRIIDVFPTSQQDQIRTQLSSSIIGILSQALMPKKPKGLVAAYEMLVVTPAIANLIREAKTYRINSSIQTGRKYGMQLLDDALYNLWRDGLCEEKDVVMRSNNPGELKAKIAMAKKGLLEDDEDGDDDFEDYED; the protein is encoded by the coding sequence ATGGCAACGGTTCAGATTGACAAATTGCTGGAGACGGTCGTAAAAGAAAAGGTGAGTGACTTACATATCACCACCGGCCAGCCGCCAGTTGTCCGGGTCGGCGGGCATATGGTCCGGCTCGAAACAAAAAGTCTGGGACCTGATGATACAGTCGCGTTGATGAAAAGTATCACGCCTGAACGAAATCAGCAGGAACTACAGGAAGTCGGGGGGACCGACTTTGGATTTGCTTTCGGTGACAAAGCGCGATTCCGCGTCTCTGTGTTCAAACAACGCGGCCATATCGGTATGGTATTGCGTCGAATTCCGAACGAGTTTCTGACTTTCGAACAACTGGGGCTGCCGACCGTCATTGCGGATCTACTGGAACGCCCCCGAGGCTTGTTCCTCGTAACGGGCCCGACCGGTAGTGGTAAAACAACCAGCCTGGCCAGTATGATCAATCATATGAATGATACGATGGATCACCATATCATCACGATGGAAGATCCCATTGAGTATTATCATGAGCACAAAAAATCGACGATTAACCAGCGTGAAATCGGCGTTGATGTTCCCACATTCCCGGAAGCCCTGAGACGTGCACTGCGGCAGGACCCCGACGTGATTCTGGTGGGGGAAATGCGAGACCTTGAAACGATTTCTGCCGCCATTACCGCCGCGGAAACCGGACACATCGTGTTTGGAACCCTGCATACGACAGGAGCTCAGGGAACGGTAGACCGAATTATCGACGTGTTTCCCACCAGTCAGCAGGACCAGATTCGGACCCAGTTATCGTCCTCCATTATTGGCATTCTCAGTCAGGCGTTGATGCCCAAAAAACCCAAAGGGCTGGTCGCCGCCTATGAGATGCTGGTTGTGACTCCGGCGATTGCAAACCTGATTCGTGAGGCGAAAACCTACCGAATCAACTCCAGTATTCAAACCGGACGAAAGTATGGCATGCAGTTGCTGGACGATGCATTATACAACCTCTGGCGCGATGGACTGTGTGAGGAAAAAGATGTCGTCATGCGATCGAATAATCCTGGCGAACTCAAAGCCAAGATCGCCATGGCGAAGAAAGGATTGCTGGAAGATGATGAAGACGGCGATGATGATTTTGAAGATTACGAAGACTAA
- a CDS encoding GspE/PulE family protein, translated as MAARRLGQIMVDLGYISEDQLWDILEEQKQSPGEVIGQVAIRMGLVTEEQVTQALAEQWGMPVVELGETNIPPKVLELVPETMASIYKIMPVSLKDDVLTVAMADPQNVSALDDLRNFLGYDVRGAVSNLKDVEEAIARHYSEQQDSIEDVIGAIEDELGEETGKNVYDLSSSEEVADAAPIRKLLNMVILLAIKDQASDIHLEPFEDEFKIRVRADGVLYEMVPPPRHLANAIVSRVKIMADLDIAERRLPQDGRIELNVGGNPVDLRVSVLPTLFGEAVVMRVLDRTVVQLDLNKIGMDPTTLSRFREMIHRPNGIVLVTGPTGSGKTTTLYSALNELNVIEEKIITTEDPIEYDIDGLIQVPVNPDIDVTFASVLRAILRHDPDQILIGEIRDYETAEIAVQSALTGHLVFSTLHTNDAPSAITRLRDMDIPKFLITATVEAIQAQRLVRTICKECRTEFEPSDELLLELQLPIEQARQYSFYYGKGCATCNNSGYKGRTGLYELMDVTDEIRDLITEDASVDDIRNVARSQGMTTLREAGLKLIFDGVTTIDEVVRETVMEDIE; from the coding sequence ATGGCAGCAAGACGCCTTGGTCAAATCATGGTCGATCTGGGTTATATCTCAGAGGATCAGCTGTGGGATATTCTGGAAGAACAGAAACAGAGTCCCGGTGAAGTCATCGGTCAGGTTGCCATTCGAATGGGGCTGGTCACCGAAGAGCAGGTCACGCAAGCCCTGGCTGAGCAATGGGGCATGCCCGTTGTTGAACTGGGCGAAACTAATATTCCGCCGAAAGTCCTGGAGCTTGTACCGGAAACGATGGCATCGATTTACAAAATCATGCCTGTCTCATTGAAAGACGATGTCTTAACCGTCGCTATGGCTGATCCGCAAAATGTTTCCGCTCTGGATGACCTCAGAAACTTTCTGGGGTACGACGTCAGGGGTGCTGTTTCAAACCTGAAAGATGTCGAAGAAGCAATTGCACGTCACTACTCCGAGCAACAGGACAGCATCGAAGATGTGATCGGTGCCATTGAAGACGAACTCGGCGAAGAAACCGGCAAGAATGTTTACGACCTCTCATCTTCCGAAGAAGTAGCCGACGCTGCCCCCATCCGAAAATTATTGAATATGGTGATTCTGCTGGCCATTAAGGATCAGGCGAGCGACATCCACCTCGAACCATTTGAAGATGAATTCAAAATACGTGTGCGTGCTGATGGCGTGCTCTACGAAATGGTGCCTCCCCCACGCCACCTGGCGAACGCCATTGTTTCGCGTGTTAAAATTATGGCGGACCTGGATATCGCAGAACGACGATTACCTCAGGACGGTCGTATCGAATTGAACGTAGGTGGCAACCCCGTCGACTTGCGTGTGAGTGTGCTGCCAACCCTGTTTGGTGAAGCCGTCGTAATGCGGGTGCTGGACCGAACCGTCGTGCAGCTGGACTTGAACAAGATCGGCATGGATCCAACAACGCTCTCCCGTTTCCGGGAAATGATCCATCGTCCCAACGGCATTGTACTCGTGACCGGACCAACGGGAAGTGGTAAAACGACAACCCTCTATTCCGCGTTGAATGAGCTGAATGTCATCGAAGAAAAAATCATCACGACCGAAGATCCCATCGAATACGACATCGACGGACTGATCCAGGTTCCTGTGAACCCTGATATCGATGTTACGTTCGCCTCGGTGTTGCGTGCCATTTTACGACACGACCCCGACCAGATTCTGATCGGGGAAATTCGAGACTACGAGACTGCGGAAATCGCCGTCCAAAGTGCGCTGACCGGCCACCTGGTATTCAGCACGCTGCATACTAACGACGCGCCTTCAGCGATCACACGTTTGCGTGATATGGATATTCCCAAGTTCTTGATCACAGCGACGGTGGAAGCCATCCAGGCGCAACGTCTGGTACGTACCATCTGTAAAGAATGTCGCACCGAATTTGAACCCAGCGATGAACTGCTGCTGGAATTGCAGCTCCCCATCGAACAGGCGCGGCAATATAGCTTTTACTACGGAAAAGGCTGTGCGACCTGTAATAACTCAGGCTACAAAGGCCGCACCGGCCTGTATGAATTAATGGACGTCACCGATGAAATCCGCGATCTGATCACGGAAGATGCGTCCGTTGATGATATTCGGAATGTGGCCCGCAGCCAGGGAATGACCACCCTGCGTGAAGCCGGGCTGAAACTGATTTTTGACGGCGTCACAACAATCGACGAAGTTGTTCGCGAAACAGTGATGGAAGATATTGAGTAA
- a CDS encoding type II secretion system F family protein translates to MPVYQYEAMDNTGLEVKDTIEAPSEEEAQTLIKEKGFFVTKIAEKGRGKKQKKGAAATKGGGGKKGGGAKKGGFSIGGVRSKQLTTFTRQLSTLQDAGLPILRSLRILESQAKPGPLKASLDGVIEDIESGNTLSEAMAKQPKCFDNLYVNMVKAGEAGGALEVILQRLAEFKERAQSLKKKVQGAMIYPVAVITVASLIVGFIMYWIIPKFKKIFLDFGTELPGITLLLMKISDIVVNYFYLFPAVPLALWIFIKIVKKNKKGAFIVDWIALRIPLLGKIISKSVTARTCRTLGTLISSGVPILEAIIIARDTAGNMVFQKAFDTIYAAIREGETMAVPLREARIVDDIVVNMVDVGEETGALDNMLYKVADVYDEEVAVLVDALVSLLEPLMVIILGLIVGFIVIALFMPLIKLLNDLS, encoded by the coding sequence ATGCCGGTTTATCAATATGAGGCAATGGATAACACTGGACTCGAGGTAAAAGATACCATCGAAGCCCCATCCGAAGAAGAGGCCCAGACACTCATCAAAGAGAAGGGCTTTTTCGTCACCAAAATCGCCGAAAAAGGTCGTGGAAAAAAACAGAAGAAGGGAGCCGCCGCCACCAAAGGGGGCGGAGGTAAAAAGGGCGGAGGCGCCAAAAAAGGAGGCTTCTCCATCGGCGGTGTTCGCTCCAAACAGCTGACGACATTCACGCGACAGCTTTCCACGTTGCAGGACGCCGGCTTGCCGATTTTAAGAAGCCTGCGGATTCTCGAATCACAGGCCAAGCCAGGCCCGCTGAAAGCATCACTGGATGGTGTCATTGAAGATATTGAATCCGGAAATACACTCTCCGAAGCGATGGCCAAGCAGCCCAAGTGCTTTGACAACCTGTATGTCAACATGGTGAAAGCGGGGGAAGCCGGTGGTGCACTCGAAGTCATTCTGCAACGTCTGGCAGAATTCAAAGAGCGTGCTCAAAGTCTGAAAAAGAAAGTGCAGGGGGCCATGATCTACCCGGTGGCGGTTATCACCGTTGCCAGTTTGATCGTCGGTTTCATTATGTACTGGATCATTCCGAAATTCAAAAAGATCTTCCTTGATTTCGGTACGGAACTTCCGGGCATCACTCTGTTATTGATGAAAATCAGTGATATCGTGGTCAATTACTTTTATCTCTTCCCTGCAGTTCCACTGGCACTCTGGATCTTTATCAAAATCGTCAAGAAGAATAAGAAGGGTGCGTTTATTGTCGACTGGATCGCGCTGCGCATACCCTTATTAGGGAAGATTATCAGTAAGTCGGTGACGGCACGAACCTGCCGGACGCTGGGGACATTAATCTCGTCCGGGGTGCCGATTCTGGAAGCAATTATCATTGCCCGCGACACGGCGGGGAATATGGTCTTCCAGAAAGCATTCGATACGATTTATGCCGCCATTCGCGAAGGGGAAACCATGGCCGTTCCGCTCCGCGAGGCGCGGATTGTGGATGATATCGTCGTCAACATGGTGGACGTGGGTGAAGAGACCGGTGCGCTCGATAACATGCTCTACAAGGTTGCCGACGTGTACGACGAAGAGGTCGCGGTGCTGGTCGATGCGCTGGTGAGTTTGCTGGAACCGTTAATGGTGATCATTCTCGGTCTGATCGTCGGTTTTATCGTGATTGCGCTCTTCATGCCTTTGATCAAACTCTTGAATGACCTTTCGTAG
- a CDS encoding prepilin-type N-terminal cleavage/methylation domain-containing protein, which produces MNRRSPQTLTASQQNRRAFTLVELMIVIVIILILLGLLIPAIGAVRLRAQQANVRAEIANFETAITAFKQDFGIDPPSGIVLYESGTATWDQSSKGFIRQLWPQFDFSLNKDINGDGDVVDTITLNAGECLVFFLGGVFEQTPDGTYRVYGFSKNPAQPFLNPGHTSADPGYSAAYSASNTSRQGPYFEFDSSRFVDTDSDTALEYIDSFPGQQLPYIYLSSYEGRGYRTADLPATLGFRSVYREGNSAHGSTPGVPFKAKSYQIISPGADFQYGTGGNYDPDKNFPGPQLPTYTDDRTVEADNITNFVSGSLK; this is translated from the coding sequence ATGAACCGTCGGTCGCCCCAAACCCTCACGGCGTCACAGCAAAACAGGCGTGCGTTCACATTAGTCGAACTCATGATTGTAATTGTGATCATCCTGATTCTATTAGGCCTGCTCATCCCCGCCATCGGTGCGGTCCGCCTCCGAGCACAACAAGCGAATGTGCGTGCGGAAATTGCCAATTTTGAAACGGCGATTACCGCATTCAAGCAGGATTTTGGTATAGACCCTCCCAGCGGAATTGTATTGTACGAGTCTGGCACTGCCACTTGGGATCAGAGTAGTAAAGGCTTCATTCGACAGTTGTGGCCTCAGTTTGATTTTTCATTGAACAAAGATATCAACGGGGACGGCGATGTGGTTGATACCATTACTTTGAATGCGGGTGAATGCCTGGTCTTCTTCTTAGGTGGAGTCTTTGAGCAAACCCCAGACGGCACCTACAGAGTTTATGGATTTTCAAAAAATCCTGCTCAGCCATTTCTAAATCCCGGTCATACTTCAGCAGATCCCGGATATAGCGCTGCCTATTCTGCATCCAATACAAGTCGCCAGGGACCTTACTTTGAATTTGACAGCAGTCGCTTCGTCGATACCGATTCCGATACTGCCCTTGAATATATAGATTCATTTCCCGGCCAACAACTACCGTATATATATCTCAGTAGCTACGAGGGTCGCGGTTATCGAACTGCAGATCTACCTGCGACACTCGGTTTTAGAAGTGTCTATCGTGAGGGCAATTCAGCCCATGGTTCAACTCCCGGAGTACCGTTTAAAGCGAAGTCGTACCAGATTATTTCTCCTGGTGCCGATTTCCAGTATGGAACTGGCGGGAATTATGATCCCGACAAGAACTTTCCCGGTCCTCAGCTTCCGACATATACTGATGACCGAACTGTCGAAGCAGATAACATCACCAATTTCGTCAGTGGTTCCCTGAAATAG
- a CDS encoding type II secretion system protein: protein MRHLRIHQSVQSTRSGFTIVELMMVVGILLFLIATSVFVVRNLGNTAREKATMSTITKINGLLTQRIDALRRASGANRNQTDLERLVSFRSTKLRRSTSDSTNIGLGAGASSVSTDVLEILVAKDLFRQYFPQVRNENASIDSLMDAVAGTSGAAGNLGSDGGRSVSAEYLYYFLTQHGVYGAAPLGEDNFLSTEVVDTDGDGLKEFVDSWGRPLRFYRWPTRLIKPDGVNVDRTTAGYLISSLPAEVISGTGQRDPLTIDPDDPKGLIQLDNQNLSGLLNPLFAASDSSTPYTLPQYATRDTYSIPLIVSAGQDSILGLYEPVDATNNGYLCHPDAANFDGLFDNITNHNQRAGGN from the coding sequence ATGCGACATCTTAGAATTCATCAATCCGTTCAATCAACGCGAAGCGGTTTTACGATCGTGGAATTGATGATGGTAGTCGGCATCCTGCTGTTTTTGATTGCGACATCTGTGTTTGTCGTGAGAAACCTCGGCAACACCGCCCGGGAAAAGGCAACGATGTCGACGATTACCAAAATCAATGGTTTGCTGACTCAACGAATTGATGCGTTACGCAGGGCTTCAGGCGCAAATCGTAATCAAACAGATCTGGAACGCCTGGTTTCTTTTCGCTCAACAAAATTGAGACGCTCCACTAGTGATAGTACTAACATTGGACTGGGGGCGGGCGCCAGTTCTGTCTCAACAGATGTCCTTGAAATCCTGGTTGCGAAAGATTTGTTCCGTCAGTATTTCCCTCAGGTGCGAAATGAGAATGCATCCATTGATTCACTCATGGATGCCGTCGCTGGTACGAGCGGGGCCGCCGGTAATCTTGGCTCTGATGGCGGGCGAAGTGTTTCTGCTGAGTACCTGTATTATTTTCTCACGCAACATGGCGTCTATGGAGCGGCCCCTTTGGGTGAAGATAATTTCCTTTCCACAGAAGTGGTAGATACCGACGGGGACGGGCTCAAAGAATTTGTTGATAGTTGGGGAAGGCCTCTCCGCTTTTACCGTTGGCCCACGCGCCTGATCAAGCCGGACGGCGTCAATGTAGATCGCACAACCGCAGGCTACCTTATTTCGAGTCTGCCGGCAGAGGTCATTTCTGGCACGGGACAACGTGACCCTCTCACAATTGATCCCGATGATCCCAAGGGTCTGATACAGTTGGATAATCAAAATCTGAGTGGCCTTTTAAACCCGCTCTTTGCTGCCAGCGATTCTTCGACGCCTTATACACTGCCCCAGTATGCGACGAGAGACACCTATTCCATACCCTTAATCGTCTCAGCAGGGCAGGATAGTATCTTAGGCCTGTATGAGCCGGTCGATGCAACAAACAATGGTTATTTATGCCATCCTGATGCTGCTAATTTTGATGGTCTGTTCGACAATATTACGAATCACAATCAACGAGCGGGAGGAAATTAG